The following are from one region of the Fusarium keratoplasticum isolate Fu6.1 chromosome 4, whole genome shotgun sequence genome:
- a CDS encoding Glyco-hydro-79C domain-containing protein → MTRLLISMWLVGQASSLTFNVPATPPSNASGQLSAAPVGVSLEFFAFPGYINNVAATLPCLENLKDLTGTWPPMRIGGTTQDRATYDSSSTNAVTYTVSDPKDAPASLTFGPSFMSLAAQYSGKVILGLNRRLNNIGNSIAAAKVAKQNMGNLDAIELGNEPNFFSSSDPIANGASWTAAADYASEVAWQDQVCGNLTTSGLISAGVFFGTSPMSIKGLTAVEGSGNDNVKYYCSHNYPQSGGNANLAKLMSHSAIASQIKPFAAEAAAAAAKGRPHIFGETNSATQGGGGISPTFGAGLWILDYVLQSILQGTKALYFHQGTIGNCQYCWWGRYSMGAPYFGAYFATMALAGADQLAPLDDQTSTYAAYAIYKNGAPIRVLLYNSDYYTSGTRPTQVYTLTGLSGSTVTAKRLTAPFATSRIDQGQKATVGGQSFEDGTCKIQGTAVTETATVSAGKATFTVGASEALLITL, encoded by the exons ATGACGCGTCTCCTTATCTCCATGTGGCTTGTGGGGCAGGCTTCCAGCCTGACCTTCAATGTCCCGGCCACACCTCCATCAAATGCCAGTGGCCAGCTCTCTGCTGCCCCAGTCGGGGTTTC CCTCGAGTTCTTTGCCTTCCCAGGGTACATCAACAATGTTGCCGCTACCCTGCCCTGCCTGGAAAACCTCAAGGACCTGACCGGGACTTGGCCTCCTATGAGAATTGGAGGAACCACTCA GGACCGAGCCACGTATGATTCGTCTTCCACCAATGCCGTGACTTATACCGTGTCGGACCCGAAGGATGCCCCGGCATCGCTCACATTTGGCCCCTCCTTCATGTCGCTGGCAGCCCAATACAGTGGCAAGGTGATTTTGGGACTTAACCGTCGTCTCAACAACATCGGCAACTCTATTGCTGCTGCAAAGGTTGCCAAGCAGAACATGGGAAACCTCGATGCAATCGAGCTCGGCAATGAACCAAACT TCTTCTCTAGCAGTGACCCTATCGCCAATGGTGCTTCCTGGACCGCCGCTGCTGATTACGCCTCCGAAGTGGCGTGGCAAGACCAAGTCTGTGGCAACTTGACCACTTCAGGCCTCATCTCGGCTGGCGTCTTCTTCGGCACCTCGCCCATGAGCATCAAGGGCCTTACAGCTGTCGAAGGCAGTGGGAACGACAACGTCAAATACTACTGCTCGCACAACTATCCTCAATCCGGAGGCAACGCTAATCTGGCCAAGTTGATGAGCCACAGTGCCATTGCTTCTCAGATTAAACCGTTTGCGGCGGAAGctgccgcagccgcagccaaGGGTAGACCACATATCTTTGGTGAGACCAATTCTG CAACTCAAGGAGGTGGCGGCATCAGCCCAACCTTTGGTGCTGGCCTCTGGATTCTTGATTATGTTCTCCAGTCCATTCTCCAGGGCACCAAG GCTCTTTACTTCCATCAAGGCACTATCGGTAACT GCCAGTACTGTTGGTGGGGACGATACAGCATGGGCGCTCCCTACTTTGGAGCGTACTTTGCCACCATGGCCCTCGCTGGGGCCGATCAGCTTGCTCCCTTGGATGACCAGACCAGCACGTACGCTGCTTACGCCATCTACAAGAACGGCGCCCCCATCAGAGTCCTCTTGTACAATTCGGACTACTACACCAGCGGCACGCGCCCTACGCAGGTTTACACACTCACCGGCCTTTCCGGGTCCACTGTGACCGCGAAGCGTCTGACTGCCCCTTTTGCCACCTCTCGGATTGACCAGGGCCAGAAGGCTACTGTTGGAGGACAGAGTTTTGAAGATGGAACTTGCAAGATTCAGGGTACGGCCGTGACTGAAACCGCCACTGTTAGCGCTGGAAAGGCAACATTCACTGTAGGCGCCTCTGAGGCTTTGCTTATCACACTGTAG
- a CDS encoding MFS domain-containing protein: MQQDKQDTEMVERRDSGDAATMPVMRSRFDDLSVWQSVRRYKHVGLIAMTAAFCASLDGYQINLNGGIVSNKGFIRQFSSPGTTIIAGKYISAWGGIQSAGQTVGQVLLQYATDGLGRKPALLIIWITLAASIFAETFATAWDHWLVAKLLSGMGVGMLQSTMPLYLSEISPTQLRGFFINAYTFWFVLGQLFASVALNRLNASNPYDFRDAIYTQWGMIGLILIIFLLLPESPWWLASKGKTDQAAKVLRLCYGRVEGYDVQEQIDIMTATVAMERAQAERDQEVGPWAVFRGRNLIRFIIAGWPKVTQQFVGLAVFNTYATYFFQYAGNKDPFLVTLILSSVQLISMIATATLTDQVGRRPLTVYPYAVTVVSVLCLGIIGCFDYTAKATSSLLIFFACLATFSTTGASAIGYAYATEIPQQRLRARTAGWSLAVSNMIAIMFSFCTPLMINGSVTHWGVKTGFFFAGTGTVAVVIAWFILPEVARRTPGEIDEMFEKKVSLRGFKNYVTEVQLNAEHHQDKTQGEA; this comes from the exons ATGCAGCAGGACAAACAAGACACCGAGATGGTGGAGCGTCGCGACTCCGGGGACGCGGCCACCATGCCCGTGATGCGGTCCAGGTTTGACGACCTTAGCGTCTGGCAGAGTGTGCGTCGCTACAAGCACGtcggcctcatcgccatgacTGCAGCCTTCTGTGCCTCTTTGGATGGTTATC AGATCAATCTCAACGGTGGCATCGTCTCcaacaagggcttcatcCGCCAGTTTTCCAGTCCCGGAACAACCATCATTGCTGGCAAATACATCTCAGCTTGGGGCGGTATCCAGTCTGCTGGCCAAACTGTCGGTCAAGTT cttcttcaaTATGCTACTGACGGTCTGGGCCGCAAGCCTGCGCTCCTAATTATTTGGATCACCCTTGCCGCT AGTATCTTCGCCGAGACATTTGCTACCGCCTGGGATCACTGGCTGGTCGCGAAGCTTCTCTCTGGTATGGGTGTTGGTATGCTCCAGTCGACCATGCCTCTGTATCTCTCAGAGATCTCGCCCACTCAGCTAAGGGGTTTCTTCATCAACGCGTATACCTT CTGGTTTGTCCTCGGTCAACTCTTCGCTTCTGTCGCCCTCAACAGGCTCAACGCCAGCAACCCATACGACTTCCGTGATGCCATCTACACACAG TGGGGAATGATTGGCCTGATTTtgatcatcttcctcctcctcccagagAGTCCTTGGTGGCTGGCTAGCAAAGGCAAAACAGACCAGGCCGCCAAGGTTCTGCGCCTGTGCTACGGACGCGTTGAGGGCTACGACGTCCAGGAACAAATT GACATTATGACAGCCACGGTCGCAATGGAGCGCGCGCAAGCTGAGCGAGACCAAGAGGTCGGTCCATGGGCAGTCTTCCGTGGCCGCAACCTCATCCGGTTCATCATTGCTGGATGGCCCAAGGTTACCCAGCAGTTCGTAGGCCTAGCCGTCTTCAACACCTACGCGACATATTTCT TTCAATACGCTGGCAACAAGGATCCCTTCCTCGTGACCCTGATTCTTTCCAGTGTTCAGCTCATTTCCATGATCGCTACAGCCACTCTCACTGATCAAGTCGGTCGCCGGCCATTGACGGTATATCCCTACGCCGTCACTGTTGTATCGGTTCTGTGCCTTGGCATTATTGGCTGCTTTGACTATACTGCCAAGGCCACAAGCTCCCTTCTC atcttctttgcctgCCTCGCAACCTTCTCGACTACTGGCGCCTCGGCCATCGGCTACGCCTACGCTACCGAGATTCCTCAACAGCGCCTCCGCGCCAGAACGGCTGGATGGTCTCTTGCCGTGTCCAACATGATCGCCATCATGTTCAGTTTCTGCACGCCTCTGATGATCAATGGTTCTGTGACTCATTGGGGTGTTAAGACCGGATTTTT CTTTGCGGGAACAGGCACTGTCGCCGTCGTGATCGCGTGGTTCATTCTGCCCGAGGTTGCCCGCCGAACGCCTGGTGAAATTGATGAAAT gtttgagaagaaggtcagTCTTCGTGGCTTTAAGAACTACGTCACCGAGGTTCAGCTCAACGCAGAGcaccaccaagacaagacacagGGCGAGGCTTGA
- a CDS encoding C2H2-type domain-containing protein codes for MAISPPPYLGPEFPGETNLNTTEDVSRWRMQTPVDEPRAPTKGCSIDMIASKIDSCAKARVFAIIAFNLLVFDGQLSKDRTNWACPFGRCKLNFVDQHELMQHVLDCPHFSRDGVFCNCCIKDDRFEEHCRHDRAESIASHGTEKSSPKKRNPMRKFSNIFSRNRTESRSSSGSSSRPVSPVSTHRRSSILSLMIPTPSSSGDSRRGSSPIPAESPRKTLEAASPAQQEGSSELLGSEPHTVGGIHELPNLEIPSELPDTVRAQELPGPIFDDIMEMSESPTEELSMESMIPEQGVLQAYNTSFTGQMEASQDELPSANGLESAFHHPHQHQQQLFWFMQQLQHQQAPQPHPGLQASSAVHEGMDMTGGSVSNRGSFSIPPVHSGCQQEISSPGSDHISSQTRKDSGDSAYSEASSAMVTIGHTPSPRSAQQQSLSTAHIAASASPQAQISAASGAGTAQAIGHEDIRCRWPGCNYRPTGRRREKHLNYLQKHIDNTHLHRNRVRCQGCGDWLSRSDNLKVHQETACSRARFLGAPYPPHRSARRSGVAQRREWGGGWQGELELPRGCNEAW; via the exons ATGGCAATTTCGCCCCCTCCTTACCTAGGACCTGAATTTCCTGGGGAAACAAACCTCAATACGACAGAAGATGTTAGTCGATGGAGAATGCAAACTCCCGTCGACGAACCCCGTGCTCCCACCAAGGGGTGCTC AATTGACATGATTGCCTCCAAGATTGACAGCTGCGCCAAGGCCAGAGTCTTTGCAATCATTGCCTTTAATCTCCTCGTTTTCGACGGCCAACTTTCCAAGGACCGCACCAACTGGGCATGTCCATTTGGACGCTGCAAGTTGAACTTTGTCGACCAACATGAGCTGATGCAGCACGTCCTCGACTGCCCTCATTTCTCGAGAGACGGTGTTTTCTGCAACTGCTGTATCAAGGACGACCGCTTTGAAGAGCACTGTCGACACGACCGCGCTGAGAGTATCGCCTCTCACGGAACCGAGAAGAGCTcccccaagaagcgcaacCCGATGCGCAAGTTCAGCAACATCTTTTCTCGAAATCGGACAGAGTCGAGAAgctcttctggaagctcttCACGTCCTGTGAGCCCTGTTTCAACGCACCGCCGTTCAAGCATTCTGTCGTTGATGATACCAACCCCGAGCTCCTCTGGTGACTCTCGCAGAGGATCCTCGCCAATTCCTGCAGAATCGCCCCGAAAGACGCTCGAAGCAGCATCACCCGCGCAACAAGAGGGCTCCAgcgagcttcttgggtcTGAACCTCACACCGTTGGTGGGATTCACGAGCTCCCAAACCTAGAAATACCCTCCGAGCTTCCTGACACCGTCAGAGCTCAAGAGCTCCCGGGCCCAATATTTGACGACATCATGGAAATGAGCGAGTCTCCTACAGAGGAGTTGTCCATGGAATCCATGATTCCTGAACAGGGCGTGCTCCAGGCATATAATACTTCCTTCACAGGCCAGATGGAGGCCTCCCAAGATGAGCTTCCCTCGGCCAATGGCCTGGAGTCTGCATTTCATCATCcgcaccagcaccagcagcagttATTTTGGTTCatgcagcagctgcagcaccAGCAGGCTCCACAGCCCCATCCTGGCCTGCAGGCTTCTTCTGCGGTTCATGAGGGGATGGATATGACTGGCGGTTCTGTGAGCAATCGCGGCAGCTTCTCAATCCCTCCGGTACACTCTGGTTGCCAGCAGGAGATTTCATCCCCTGGTTCAGATCATATCAGTAGTCAAACCCGGAAGGATTCTGGGGATTCTGCATACTCCGAGGCCTCAAGTGCCATGGTGACAATTGGGCACACTCCATCACCTCGCTCTGCGCAACAGCAGAGTCTCAGTACAGCACATATTGCTGCCTCGGCATCTCCACAAGCTCAAATATCGGCAGCTTCCGGTGCGGGAACGGCCCAGGCTATTGGTCATGAAGACATCCGTTGCCGGTGGCCAGGTTGCAACTACCGCCCCACCGGACGCAGAAGGGAGAAACATCTCAACTACCTCCAAAAGCACATTGACAACACGCACCTTCACCGTAACCGGGTTCGCTGTCAAGGGTGCGGTGACTGGTTAAGCCGCAGCGACAACCTCAAGGTGCACCAAGAGACGGCATGCTCTCGGGCACGGTTTCTCGGGGCACCTTATCCACCCCATCGCTCGGCGAGGCGATCTGGAGTGGCACAGAGGAGAGAATGGGGTGGTGGTTGGCAGGGAGAACTTGAACTCCCAAGAGGCTGCAACGAGGCTTGGTAA
- a CDS encoding EKC/KEOPS complex subunit BUD32 — protein MSSIEDDESCRSFRFLLPNVGEKEEVERMNKGGFTLSTSATCLTRVGIGLFTNLVLEASQRYGWPVTFSTRAGSLKIVLAEESQAVESSLTFVSADLTPANIMFRIKDLDQVPEDEIYDLLGRPETGSLEAESGEAAGPEAPKYIVKTLDFLLARRPIISEDICLIDFDNAFLGSSPPENLLPTPVEYLAPEVAVSLSGGTASDVWALGCSILRLSLGEGLFSAYDIGSPIDLLVAIRRVLGNMPTAWGDPVFDSEGQPRKKLLKGARLSGLTGEVTERQSIEEWIRKIFDQPSTGPYRPKDQVSNTEEHPYYNLHEASHAPFYAWKFWEPSAINFRGKYFRGYNNEWHALVEELPKIPDEEAVLLFDLISKILVYEPTERLSAKEILNHPWFCMDDRSYHVVDNSVRRGEYSASGSYFAHIST, from the exons ATGTCTTCAAttgaagacgacgagtctTGCCGCTCTTTTCGCTTTCTTCTTCCTAATGTCGGCGAGAAAGAAGAGGTAGAGCGTATGAACAAGGGGGGTTTCACCCTGTCCACCTCGGCGACTTGTTTGACGAGGGTTGGTATCGGGTTGTTTACAAACTTGGTGCTGGAGGCTTCGCAACGATATGGCTGGCCCGTGACCTTCTCGACACGTGCCGGGTCTCTCAAGATAGTCCTTGCGGAAGAGTCGCAGGCTGTTGAATCCAGC TTGACTTTTGTCTCCGCAGACTTGACTCCTGCCAACATCATGTTCCGGATCAAGGATTTAGATCAGGTCCCTGAGGATGAAATCTACGACCTGCTTGGCCGGCCTGAGACTGGGTCTTTGGAGGCTGAGTCTGGAGAAGCCGCGGGCCCAGAAGCGCCCAAGTACATTGTCAAAACCCTTGATTTCCTCTTGGCAAGGCGACCCATCATCAGTGAAGACATTTGCCTCATAGATTTCGACAATGCGTTCCTCGGCTCTTCACCCCCAGAAAATCTGCTCCCCACACCAGTTGAGTATCTCGCCCCAGAAGTCGCTGTCAGTTTATCTGGAGGCACAGCAAGCGATGTCTGGGCGCTTGGATGCTCCATATTACGACTTAGCTTAGGGGAGGGTTTGTTCTCCGCCTATGATATTGGCTCTCCAATAGACCTCCTGGTCGCCATCCGCCGAGTCCTCGGGAATATGCCAACAGCTTGGGGAGATCCAGTCTTTGACTCTGAAGGACAACCGAGGAAGAAATTGCTTAAAGGAGCTCGACTTTCAGGGCTCACAGGTGAAGTCACAGAACGGCAGTCGATTGAAGAATGGATCAGGAAGATCTTTGATCAGCCGAGTACTGGGCCGTATCGACCGAAAGATCAAGTCTCCAACACGGAAGAGCATCCATATTACAATCTACACGAAGCCTCTCACGCTCCCTTTTACGCGTGGAAGTTCTGGGAGCCTTCCGCCATCAACTTCAGAGGCAAGTATTTTCGGGGCTACAACAATGAATGGCACGCACTGGTGGAAGAGTTACCCAAAATTCCAGACGAAGAAGCAGTGTTGCTGTTTGACTTGATATCCAAGATCCTGGTTTACGAGCCTACCGAGAGGTTAAGCGCAAAAGAGATTCTGAATCACCCTTGGTTTTGTATGGACGACAGAAGTTACCATGTGGTAGACAACAGCGTTAGACGGGGGGAGTATAGCGCCTCAGGCAGTTATTTTGCGCACATATCTACATAG
- a CDS encoding PKS-ER domain-containing protein encodes MAETRTTKQWILAAKPIGTPTITGPNATFTIRTVELPPLGEDQILVKVLYFSNDAGIRTFIGCTVDENRMYLPPVPIGAPMRSGIIGEVLESKSKKFTVGDLIMDFHLASWSEKAILNDALVQPVAPLPAGLSITHYLGAFGGSGLAGYVGLLHVAEAKPEHTVVVSAAAGATGSMVVQVAVKLLGAKRVVGIAGSDEKCAWVRDHLGAHACVNYKSPTFVEDLKAATPDEVDVFFDNVGGAVFDGALTRMKKHGVIAICGAVSIYNSEEPTTIRNWFEIVSQRLTIKGFFMFDYMDKVPKAMEEIIGAAAEGRIKVDIEDVVEATIEEVPNVWINVYKGANKGKSVTKLIS; translated from the coding sequence ATGGCTGAAACACGCACCACGAAGCAATGGATCCTCGCTGCTAAGCCGATTGGCACTCCCACCATCACCGGGCCGAACGCTACCTTTACTATCAGGACAGTAGAGCTACCACCCCTAGGAGAGGACCAGATCCTGGTAAAGGTGCTCTACTTTTCCAACGATGCGGGAATTCGCACCTTCATCGGCTGTACCGTGGACGAGAACCGCATGTATCTTCCCCCTGTGCCGATCGGAGCCCCGATGCGCTCTGGCATTATTGGTGAGGTGCTGGaatccaagtccaagaaaTTCACCGTTGGTGACTTGATTATGGATTTTCATCTTGCCTCGTGGAGTGAAAAGGCCATCCTGAACGACGCCCTCGTCCAGCCCGTGGCCCCGCTACCAGCTGGCCTGTCTATCACCCACTACCTCGGTGCCTTTGGAGGTTCCGGATTAGCCGGTTATGTCGGTCTCCTTCACGTGGCTGAAGCAAAGCCAGAACATACAGTTGTTGTCTCAGCCGCTGCGGGAGCAACAGGATCAATGGTCGTTCAAGTTGccgtcaagctccttggAGCTAAGCGAGTAGTAGGAATTGCTGGAAGTGATGAGAAGTGTGCATGGGTACGAGACCATCTCGGTGCTCATGCCTGCGTCAATTACAAGAGCCCTACCTTTGTTGAGGACTTGAAAGCAGCGACACCAGACGAAGTAGATGTTTTCTTTGATAACGTCGGCGGCGCAGTCTTTGATGGCGCTCTCACTCGCATGAAGAAGCACGGCGTCATCGCTATCTGCGGAGCGGTCAGCATATACAACTCAGAGGAGCCTACCACGATACGCAACTGGTTCGAGATTGTATCTCAGCGGTTGACCATCAAGGGCTTCTTCATGTTTGACTACATGGATAAGGTGCCCAAGGCTATGGAGGAAATAATTGGTGCTGCGGCTGAGGGACGTATCAAGGTTGACATCGAGGACGTGGTTGAGGCCACCATCGAGGAGGTGCCCAATGTGTGGATCAATGTGTATAAGGGCGCCAACAAGGGCAAGTCGGTCACCAAGCTGATTTCTTAA